In Gracilimonas sp., a single window of DNA contains:
- a CDS encoding MFS transporter gives MLKNLRPYLTLIKENHDFRRLWMAQSVSNFGDWFGLLALYAIIARYSDSEFLLGLIIVVKMLSLAFSSPFAGYLADRFNRRQLMIWCDLLRAIAVLGIILVQSASLLWLAYVLTAVQMMLSAVFEPAKTSSIPNVTSEANLTNANIISTATWSIIFTTGMAIGGFATEWLGTDLVLILDALTYVLSAWFVYRATIPQKRLSKEEMYRTRNPLKGIREGLSYLLANRQILRPSLAKGTSTVFLGGLVYLLIIVSEEVLMMGSIGLGLLYAARGFGTGIGPIIGRRLFSDEKDWVMVMGLAITFCGLMYMVVGMVDELALMLIFVLLAHSASGANWVTSTVLLQKRTKDTFRGRIFSTEWLLFTIGSSVSTVIASLILETGLMTVKPLIMVYGGIMALGGIFWSFTITQNEKEYQEGLETSNIQRRTPNAEF, from the coding sequence ATGCTAAAAAACCTTCGTCCGTATCTAACCCTCATTAAAGAAAATCACGACTTTCGGCGCCTGTGGATGGCACAGTCGGTATCGAATTTCGGAGATTGGTTTGGGCTGCTGGCGCTGTATGCGATTATAGCGAGATATTCGGATTCGGAATTTCTTCTGGGGCTCATTATTGTCGTAAAGATGCTGAGCCTTGCTTTTTCTTCGCCTTTTGCCGGGTACCTGGCCGACCGTTTTAACCGAAGGCAGCTGATGATTTGGTGTGACCTGTTGCGGGCGATTGCCGTGCTGGGGATTATCCTGGTTCAGTCTGCCTCTTTGCTGTGGCTGGCTTATGTACTCACAGCAGTACAAATGATGCTTTCAGCTGTTTTTGAGCCGGCCAAGACTTCTTCTATCCCCAATGTGACTTCCGAAGCCAATCTTACCAATGCCAATATCATATCCACGGCTACATGGAGTATCATTTTTACCACGGGAATGGCCATTGGGGGGTTTGCAACCGAGTGGCTGGGAACCGATCTGGTGTTGATCCTGGATGCATTGACCTATGTACTTTCCGCATGGTTTGTGTACCGGGCCACGATTCCCCAAAAGAGATTGTCAAAAGAGGAGATGTACCGGACGCGCAACCCGTTGAAGGGGATCAGGGAAGGGTTGAGTTATTTGCTGGCAAACCGGCAGATTTTACGGCCTTCGTTAGCCAAGGGGACCTCCACCGTGTTTTTGGGAGGATTGGTTTATCTGCTCATCATCGTCAGTGAGGAAGTGCTGATGATGGGAAGCATCGGGCTGGGTTTATTGTATGCTGCCCGCGGTTTTGGAACGGGAATCGGGCCTATCATCGGCCGGCGGTTATTCAGTGATGAAAAAGACTGGGTGATGGTGATGGGGTTGGCTATCACTTTTTGCGGGTTGATGTATATGGTGGTCGGGATGGTGGATGAACTCGCATTGATGCTGATATTTGTGCTTTTGGCACATTCCGCTTCCGGCGCCAACTGGGTAACCAGTACCGTACTCTTACAAAAGCGAACCAAGGATACTTTCCGGGGACGGATATTCAGTACGGAATGGCTGTTATTTACGATTGGAAGCTCTGTTTCTACCGTTATTGCTTCTTTAATCCTTGAAACCGGACTGATGACGGTGAAGCCGCTCATTATGGTGTACGGCGGTATCATGGCGCTTGGGGGGATCTTCTGGAGCTTTACCATCACCCAAAACGAAAAAGAATACCAGGAAGGGTTGGAAACATCGAACATCCAACGCAGAACTCCGAACGCTGAATTTTAG
- the ccsA gene encoding cytochrome c biogenesis protein CcsA, protein MLGILGKVLISASFSASLVAMVFYFISANRDEEKTLKIGNWLFAAKAVFLVAASGILMYLIFQHQFQYYYVFNYTSLDLTPRYLFSAFYGGQEGSFMLWILISALLGFGLMKWTRSPYKAPVLFFLTLTQVFLLSMLLGWDIFGLKLGASPFRTIAEEMPNAPFLQTNPDFVPADGSGLNDLLKSPWMMIHPPILFVGFAMMTIPYCFAMAALWKQKYNEWIGPALPWTLSANVALLTAIFLGGYWAYVTLSFGGYWAWDPVENASLVPWLIGTAGIHTMIIQRKSAIAQKSSILFAILAYVAVVYETFLTRSGILGSSSVHSFVDLGLYNQLLAFMLVVTLVGLGLFFWRYRELPSPDKEAKILSREFMTVTGAMLLLILGSVIILGTSSPILGKLFVENPTPPEISFYNNWSMPIVMIMAVFTVLGQYLFWKKYDAESLASALINPLLVTSAVTIFSIIMGDVRNLYYMVYLFCGYFAIVGNAWVMVRLALQKPKLIGGSLTHIGFGMLLVGILASSAYNEALVDQKTANYNAAVERGEVTDEQGFKVTQKEEMLVLNLDEPVLVDNRYTVTYEGYELDNRVRRGQQNYKIKFEPVDGGKPFYMIPEVYPMLTSSSQENIQWSVDPDVRTGLLSDIYLYVGGSSYVQEQNDRIAENSMMQNVAARDTVDEEPKVQTLTFNPGQTIDVGKFKIRFVNYAKTDSTGLPPNTTIGVRAEVELIHPASNRIITVDPLFAVYSQNGQSYIYSPPAMVSEFDLEFQFTQINPQENSIELTVTGLEEEYEPEWVLIVADEKPFISVVWAGTFILMAGFSISILRHWNRERKKNNES, encoded by the coding sequence ATGTTAGGCATTCTTGGTAAAGTCCTTATCTCAGCTTCTTTTTCAGCTTCTTTGGTTGCCATGGTTTTCTATTTTATTTCTGCCAACCGGGATGAAGAAAAAACCCTGAAAATCGGAAATTGGCTGTTTGCGGCCAAAGCTGTTTTCCTGGTTGCTGCTTCCGGAATTTTGATGTACCTGATTTTTCAGCATCAATTTCAGTATTACTATGTTTTCAATTATACCAGCCTTGATTTAACCCCACGATATCTGTTTTCTGCTTTTTATGGCGGGCAGGAAGGCAGCTTTATGCTTTGGATTTTGATATCAGCACTTCTTGGTTTTGGGTTGATGAAATGGACCCGGTCGCCTTATAAGGCCCCGGTACTTTTCTTCCTGACTCTGACCCAGGTATTTTTGCTTTCTATGTTATTGGGATGGGATATTTTTGGATTGAAGCTGGGAGCTTCTCCATTTAGAACGATTGCTGAAGAAATGCCGAATGCCCCGTTTCTTCAAACCAATCCTGATTTTGTTCCTGCAGACGGCAGCGGGTTGAATGACCTGCTCAAAAGCCCGTGGATGATGATTCATCCGCCGATACTTTTTGTTGGCTTTGCCATGATGACCATTCCCTATTGTTTTGCCATGGCGGCCCTTTGGAAACAGAAATATAACGAGTGGATTGGTCCGGCCTTACCCTGGACGCTCAGTGCTAATGTAGCTTTACTGACGGCTATATTCTTGGGTGGATATTGGGCGTATGTCACCCTTTCTTTTGGGGGATACTGGGCCTGGGATCCGGTAGAAAATGCCTCGTTGGTTCCATGGTTGATTGGGACGGCGGGAATTCACACCATGATCATTCAGCGAAAAAGCGCGATAGCTCAAAAATCATCCATTCTGTTTGCGATCCTGGCTTATGTAGCGGTGGTTTATGAAACCTTTCTGACGCGATCCGGGATTTTGGGAAGCTCTTCCGTTCACAGTTTCGTAGACCTGGGTTTATACAATCAGTTGCTGGCATTCATGCTGGTGGTGACCCTCGTTGGCTTAGGCTTATTCTTTTGGAGATATAGGGAACTCCCATCTCCGGACAAAGAAGCGAAGATACTGAGCCGCGAATTTATGACGGTGACGGGTGCTATGCTTTTGCTGATTCTGGGATCGGTTATTATTCTCGGTACCAGCTCTCCTATACTTGGTAAGTTATTTGTTGAAAATCCTACTCCGCCGGAAATCAGTTTCTATAATAACTGGAGCATGCCCATAGTCATGATTATGGCTGTGTTTACTGTGCTGGGGCAATATCTTTTCTGGAAAAAGTACGATGCAGAGTCATTGGCTTCGGCTTTGATTAACCCGCTGCTGGTGACCAGTGCCGTTACCATCTTTTCCATTATTATGGGGGATGTAAGGAATCTGTATTATATGGTTTATCTGTTTTGCGGATATTTTGCTATTGTCGGGAATGCGTGGGTGATGGTCAGGCTTGCCTTGCAGAAACCAAAACTGATCGGCGGATCCTTGACTCACATCGGCTTCGGCATGTTGTTGGTGGGTATCTTAGCTTCTTCCGCTTATAACGAAGCACTTGTGGATCAAAAAACAGCTAACTACAATGCGGCGGTTGAAAGAGGAGAGGTGACGGATGAACAGGGTTTCAAAGTCACACAAAAAGAAGAGATGCTGGTTTTAAACCTGGATGAACCGGTACTTGTGGACAATCGTTATACGGTGACTTACGAAGGCTATGAGCTGGACAACCGCGTGCGCAGGGGGCAGCAAAATTACAAAATCAAATTTGAGCCGGTTGATGGAGGGAAACCTTTTTATATGATACCGGAAGTATATCCGATGCTGACTTCATCTTCACAGGAGAATATACAATGGTCAGTGGATCCGGATGTGAGAACCGGCTTGTTAAGTGATATTTACCTCTATGTAGGGGGGAGTTCTTATGTGCAGGAGCAAAATGACCGGATTGCCGAAAACAGTATGATGCAAAATGTAGCTGCCCGTGATACTGTTGATGAAGAACCGAAAGTACAGACTTTAACCTTTAATCCGGGTCAAACTATAGATGTAGGCAAGTTTAAAATACGATTCGTTAATTATGCCAAAACCGACAGTACCGGATTGCCTCCAAATACGACCATCGGTGTGCGTGCAGAGGTGGAGCTGATACATCCGGCAAGCAATCGTATTATTACCGTAGACCCTTTGTTTGCCGTTTACAGTCAGAATGGCCAGAGTTATATTTACTCTCCGCCCGCTATGGTGTCTGAATTCGATCTGGAGTTTCAATTCACGCAAATTAATCCCCAGGAAAACAGCATCGAACTTACGGTTACAGGGTTGGAAGAAGAGTATGAGCCGGAATGGGTGTTGATTGTAGCGGATGAAAAACCATTTATTTCTGTTGTTTGGGCCGGTACATTTATTTTGATGGCCGGATTCAGTATTTCCATTTTGCGACATTGGAACAGGGAACGGAAGAAGAATAATGAATCATGA
- a CDS encoding DPP IV N-terminal domain-containing protein, producing the protein MNTSTLLKWVALPVYFAMFTFSQSFAQQANFEAAERFTSEKMEKLIGNTSVYPRWIEDTDNFWYTYENEAGKNWYFVNAARPNQRLLFDQEDMASQLTEIFERPFNAKDLDLKDFEYDTDRERFTFHVDSIEFTYNINGNDLIKGDSLQKEERETWATYSSDSTYIAFAKDHNLYIMRSDDPDSTEIQLTEDGERWFSYQADHGDTTSNERLRSRARFFDDEQKIYVSRTDAREVGELWVINTLDKRPTLETYKYGMPGEDEIGIDHIEVIDIASRERIRMDTDKWEDQTLNANYGNHQTGDYRANSSDKLYIYRENRTSDKADILIGDTETGETEVLLSETSKPYFNWSFQYLGIINDGEEYIWWSERTGWGQLYRYDSEGNLKNQITSGNFVVGDVVKIDTTAQTIFFEGYGRDGDHPYYEHLYSVKFDGSNFKHLTPENADHSISESDEGNYFVDNFSRVNEPTKSVIRDGNGRITLTLQEVDMSAAREIGWEAPEEFKIKAADGVTDLYGVMWKPFDFDSTKNYPIISYVYPGPQTEPFPTSFSLTGYTGRNQALAQLGFVVVAFGNRGGSPLRSRYYHTYGYGNLRDYPLADNKYGIEQLAARHSFINQDKVGIFGHSGGGFMSTAALLTYPDFYDVAVSSAGNHDNNIYNTWWSETHHGVKEKRKTIKEMTEDSVEVEKEEITFDGKSASNPELAKNLKGHLLLVHGNIDNNVHPANTLRLADALIKAGKRFDMMILPGRRHGFGPYQPYFERQKWYYFAQHLLGDYKTNVDFNLPEDE; encoded by the coding sequence ATGAATACTTCTACTCTGCTCAAATGGGTCGCGCTGCCCGTATACTTCGCTATGTTTACTTTTTCTCAAAGTTTTGCCCAGCAAGCTAATTTTGAGGCCGCCGAACGTTTTACCAGTGAGAAAATGGAAAAACTGATCGGCAATACTTCCGTTTATCCCCGGTGGATTGAAGACACCGACAATTTTTGGTACACCTATGAAAATGAAGCAGGTAAAAACTGGTATTTCGTAAATGCTGCCCGCCCCAACCAGCGACTCCTTTTTGACCAGGAAGACATGGCTTCGCAACTGACTGAAATTTTTGAGCGCCCTTTCAATGCCAAAGATTTAGACTTAAAAGATTTTGAATATGATACCGACAGGGAGCGGTTCACCTTCCACGTTGACAGCATTGAGTTTACTTATAATATCAATGGCAACGACCTGATTAAAGGGGATTCCCTGCAGAAAGAAGAGCGGGAGACTTGGGCAACGTACTCTTCTGACAGCACCTATATCGCTTTTGCTAAAGATCACAACCTGTACATTATGCGGTCTGATGATCCCGACAGTACCGAAATTCAGCTTACCGAAGACGGTGAGCGATGGTTCAGCTATCAAGCCGACCACGGGGATACCACAAGTAATGAACGGCTGAGATCGCGAGCCCGCTTTTTTGATGACGAGCAGAAAATATATGTATCCAGAACAGATGCACGGGAAGTCGGAGAGCTTTGGGTGATTAATACCCTGGATAAGCGCCCAACCCTTGAGACTTATAAATACGGCATGCCCGGCGAAGATGAAATCGGCATTGATCACATTGAGGTAATTGATATCGCAAGCCGGGAGCGCATCCGCATGGATACCGACAAATGGGAAGATCAGACTTTAAACGCCAACTACGGAAATCACCAGACCGGAGATTACCGGGCCAACAGCTCCGATAAACTCTACATCTACCGCGAAAACCGAACTTCAGATAAAGCAGATATCCTTATCGGGGATACCGAAACCGGGGAAACGGAAGTCCTGCTTAGCGAGACCAGCAAGCCATATTTCAACTGGAGTTTTCAATATCTGGGTATTATCAATGACGGTGAAGAATATATCTGGTGGAGTGAGCGAACCGGCTGGGGACAATTATATCGGTATGATTCGGAAGGAAACCTCAAAAATCAAATTACCTCCGGCAACTTTGTAGTGGGTGATGTGGTTAAAATTGATACTACCGCTCAAACTATCTTCTTTGAAGGCTATGGCAGAGACGGCGACCATCCTTATTACGAGCACTTATACAGCGTAAAATTTGACGGGTCCAACTTCAAGCACCTCACCCCTGAAAACGCCGACCACAGTATCTCCGAATCCGATGAAGGCAATTACTTTGTAGATAACTTCTCCAGGGTGAATGAACCTACGAAATCTGTTATCCGGGATGGAAACGGTAGAATTACGCTGACCCTGCAGGAAGTTGACATGAGCGCTGCAAGGGAAATCGGGTGGGAAGCTCCGGAAGAATTTAAAATCAAAGCCGCCGACGGTGTTACTGATTTATACGGGGTGATGTGGAAACCTTTCGACTTTGACTCCACCAAAAACTATCCCATCATCTCTTACGTATATCCGGGGCCGCAAACCGAACCCTTCCCCACCAGCTTTTCATTAACCGGCTATACCGGAAGAAATCAGGCACTGGCACAACTGGGCTTTGTGGTGGTGGCATTCGGAAACCGTGGCGGAAGCCCGCTTCGCTCCCGCTATTATCACACCTACGGGTATGGAAATTTAAGAGATTACCCACTGGCGGATAACAAATACGGTATTGAACAACTGGCAGCACGCCACTCTTTTATCAACCAGGATAAAGTGGGGATCTTCGGCCATTCCGGCGGTGGATTCATGAGTACCGCGGCCCTGCTCACCTATCCCGATTTTTATGATGTCGCTGTTTCTTCAGCCGGAAACCACGACAATAATATCTACAATACCTGGTGGAGCGAAACCCATCACGGGGTGAAAGAGAAGCGGAAGACGATTAAAGAAATGACCGAAGACAGCGTTGAAGTGGAAAAAGAAGAAATTACTTTTGACGGCAAAAGTGCATCAAATCCTGAACTGGCTAAGAACCTCAAGGGACATTTGTTGTTGGTCCATGGAAACATTGACAACAATGTACACCCTGCCAATACGCTTCGACTGGCAGATGCCCTCATTAAAGCCGGTAAGCGATTTGATATGATGATTCTGCCCGGCCGCCGTCATGGCTTCGGGCCTTATCAGCCTTACTTTGAACGTCAAAAATGGTACTATTTTGCACAGCACCTGCTGGGTGACTATAAGACCAATGTTGACTTCAACCTTCCCGAAGATGAGTAG
- a CDS encoding cytochrome c biogenesis protein, producing the protein MKVWKYVVAIWMTLVISAGFLIYIPEIPILEQTARNIFFHVPMWMTMFVLFILSFWYSIKYLNTPNIEYDIKASSAASVGVAFGVCGLLTGSLWARFTWGSWWTFAEPKMNLAALALMIYVAYFVLRSAFDDRDKRAKLSAVYNIFAVTTIPFLLYVVPRQLTSLHPGADGNPAFSEITADELRFVLYPAFIGFIALGYWIYDIHFRYNKVKLEVENS; encoded by the coding sequence TTGAAAGTCTGGAAATACGTAGTAGCCATTTGGATGACACTTGTCATCTCTGCCGGTTTTTTAATTTACATTCCTGAAATCCCCATCCTCGAACAAACGGCGCGTAATATCTTTTTTCACGTGCCTATGTGGATGACCATGTTTGTGCTTTTCATCTTGAGTTTTTGGTACAGCATCAAATACCTGAATACTCCAAATATTGAGTATGATATTAAAGCTTCCTCGGCCGCCAGTGTGGGAGTGGCGTTTGGCGTTTGCGGACTGCTGACCGGTTCGCTTTGGGCGCGTTTTACCTGGGGTTCGTGGTGGACATTCGCCGAACCCAAAATGAATTTAGCGGCCTTGGCACTGATGATTTATGTGGCTTATTTCGTGCTCCGCTCTGCCTTTGATGACCGTGATAAACGCGCAAAACTTTCGGCAGTGTATAATATTTTTGCTGTTACCACTATTCCGTTTTTGCTGTATGTGGTCCCCCGGCAACTGACAAGCCTGCATCCCGGTGCCGACGGAAATCCCGCTTTTAGTGAAATTACAGCCGATGAATTGCGGTTTGTGTTATATCCGGCATTTATAGGATTTATTGCACTGGGCTATTGGATATATGATATCCATTTCCGTTACAACAAGGTGAAATTGGAAGTGGAGAATTCGTAA
- a CDS encoding PH domain-containing protein — MTQTEKSITLTPSWKAFFWRYIFGVILVPVLIGIILLWKTRKKHAGISYKITNRKITVVKGNYSRNIDLADIRQATPGESRFGVGTVTLKTRGREIELIGLENPEYIADSIEKAVEAELKRLEAKKQAKPRKSQYNPGTMDRLDYLTGLWQQGLMSDEDFEKERKNLQGS, encoded by the coding sequence ATGACCCAAACCGAAAAATCCATCACTCTGACTCCCTCCTGGAAAGCTTTTTTTTGGAGATATATCTTTGGAGTAATTTTAGTTCCCGTACTCATCGGAATCATTCTGTTATGGAAAACCCGGAAAAAACACGCCGGCATTTCCTATAAAATTACCAATCGAAAAATTACTGTGGTGAAAGGAAATTATTCCCGGAATATTGACCTGGCCGATATACGTCAAGCCACGCCCGGAGAATCACGCTTCGGTGTAGGGACCGTCACCTTGAAAACACGGGGACGTGAAATTGAGCTTATTGGACTAGAAAATCCAGAATACATAGCGGATTCCATCGAAAAAGCAGTAGAAGCTGAACTCAAACGGCTGGAAGCAAAAAAACAGGCCAAACCGCGAAAAAGCCAATACAATCCCGGCACCATGGATCGCCTGGACTACCTGACCGGCCTTTGGCAACAGGGGCTTATGAGTGATGAAGATTTCGAAAAAGAGCGTAAAAACCTGCAAGGTTCTTAA
- a CDS encoding CcmD family protein produces the protein MQEDSLAVVDTLTNAYSDQWSGATGAEEAGAFIQFMSSNELMYVVLGVSLIIWLVLLFFLFRVDKKVTKLEEQIKTNQEA, from the coding sequence ATGCAAGAAGATTCACTCGCCGTCGTTGACACGCTGACCAATGCTTATTCCGATCAATGGAGTGGCGCAACCGGGGCAGAAGAAGCCGGCGCATTTATTCAATTTATGTCCTCAAACGAACTTATGTACGTTGTACTGGGAGTGAGCCTGATCATTTGGCTGGTACTCCTGTTTTTTCTTTTCCGGGTAGACAAAAAAGTGACCAAACTGGAAGAACAAATTAAAACAAACCAAGAAGCATGA
- a CDS encoding cytochrome c maturation protein CcmE, whose protein sequence is MKPKLIIGIIAIVGFTSLLMYNFGESISTYTTFEGAENQSSAHIPGTWDEEKGAEFSLETKRFTFYMKDEDGVSKKVVYPKPKPNNFEDADQLVVIGEMRGDIFYANEMLMKCPSKYNDNDPGQFTKASDS, encoded by the coding sequence ATGAAACCGAAACTGATAATTGGCATTATAGCCATTGTAGGATTTACTTCCTTGCTGATGTATAATTTTGGCGAAAGCATCAGCACTTATACCACTTTTGAAGGAGCGGAAAATCAGAGCAGTGCTCATATTCCGGGTACCTGGGATGAAGAGAAGGGGGCTGAGTTCTCTTTGGAAACCAAACGATTTACTTTCTATATGAAAGATGAAGACGGAGTTTCAAAGAAAGTTGTTTATCCCAAACCAAAACCGAATAATTTTGAAGACGCTGATCAATTGGTGGTCATAGGGGAAATGCGCGGAGATATATTTTATGCAAATGAAATGTTGATGAAATGTCCTTCCAAGTACAATGACAATGATCCCGGACAATTCACAAAAGCCTCTGACAGTTAA
- the dut gene encoding dUTP diphosphatase — protein MKQVLIKKLDHAKDLPLPNYESVSAAGMDLRAAVETPIVIKPGERKMIPTGLQMALPEGYEAQVRPRSGLAIRNGITMLNTPGTIDADYRGELKVIVINHGEEEFVVNHGDRIAQMVIAPVTQFPVVEVDELDETDRGEGGFGSTGVE, from the coding sequence ATGAAACAAGTATTGATTAAGAAACTGGATCACGCCAAAGACCTTCCATTGCCTAATTATGAGTCGGTATCGGCCGCCGGGATGGATTTACGTGCTGCCGTTGAAACGCCCATCGTTATTAAGCCCGGGGAACGGAAAATGATTCCAACCGGGCTGCAAATGGCTTTGCCTGAAGGGTATGAAGCCCAGGTTCGTCCTCGCAGCGGACTGGCAATTCGCAACGGCATCACCATGTTGAATACGCCCGGAACCATAGATGCTGATTACAGGGGAGAACTAAAAGTGATTGTCATCAACCATGGGGAAGAGGAATTTGTGGTAAACCATGGCGACCGCATTGCTCAAATGGTGATTGCTCCCGTTACCCAATTTCCCGTGGTGGAAGTGGACGAGCTGGATGAAACGGATCGCGGCGAAGGCGGGTTTGGCAGCACCGGGGTGGAGTGA
- a CDS encoding DPP IV N-terminal domain-containing protein, whose amino-acid sequence MLSQSIKTLLPLLLFFFCFTSISLAQKANFEAAERFTGEKMEKLIGSTSVYPRWIEDTDQFWYTYENAEGKNWYFVNAARPSQRMLFDQEEMAAQLAEIFNRPFNAKDLDLKDFEYNTDKERFTFHVDSIEFTYNLNGNQLIKGDSLSEEKEEDWANFSPDSTWIAFAKDHNLYVMRANDEDSTEIQLTDDGERWFSYQAQDGDTTSNKRLAARANWFEDSQKLWVKRQDKRKVDELWVIDSSGERPSLETYKYSMPGEEDIYIDEIKVFDPEAQTSVTLDTDKWEDQSLGGAYFNDGGIFETERSDYLYILRRDRTWSKIDVIKANTATGETEVLFSEESKPYFNTRYAQLAIINEGEEFIWWSERTGWGQLYRYDSEGNLKNAITTGYYTVGDIAKIDTTAQTIYFSAYGREAGQNPYFENLYSVRFDGSRFRHLTPEDANHNISESEKGNYFVDNYSKVDQPTTTVIRNASGEVTLQLQQVDMKPAENIGWQAPEEFKLKAADGATDLYGVMWKPFDFDSTKSYPIIAYVYPGPQTEPFPTSFSVTGSTGRNQALSQLGFVVVAFGNRGGSPIRSKYYHNYGYGDLRDYPLADNKYGIEQLATRHSFINQNKVGIFGHSGGGFMSTAALLTYPDFYDVAVSSAGNHDNNIYNIWWSEVHNGVKENRKMVKEMNEDSVEVEKEEITFDAPIETNPALAENLKGHLLLVHGDMDNNVHPANTLRLADALIKAGKRFDMMILPGRRHGFGPYQPYFERQKWYYFAEHLLGDYRTNVNFNLPEDE is encoded by the coding sequence ATGCTCAGTCAATCAATTAAAACCCTATTACCACTTTTACTTTTCTTCTTTTGCTTCACATCCATTTCACTGGCTCAAAAAGCCAATTTTGAGGCTGCCGAAAGATTCACCGGCGAAAAAATGGAGAAATTAATCGGCAGTACTTCTGTCTATCCGAGATGGATCGAGGACACCGATCAATTCTGGTACACCTACGAAAATGCCGAAGGCAAGAACTGGTACTTTGTTAATGCAGCCCGTCCTTCTCAGCGAATGCTGTTCGATCAGGAGGAAATGGCCGCTCAGCTTGCTGAGATATTCAACCGCCCTTTCAATGCCAAAGATCTCGACTTAAAGGATTTTGAGTATAATACTGATAAAGAACGCTTCACTTTTCATGTAGATAGCATTGAGTTCACCTACAACCTGAATGGAAATCAACTCATCAAGGGGGATTCCCTCAGCGAAGAAAAAGAAGAGGATTGGGCCAACTTCTCCCCTGACAGCACCTGGATCGCTTTTGCAAAAGATCACAATCTTTATGTGATGCGTGCTAATGATGAGGACAGTACCGAAATTCAGCTTACTGACGACGGTGAACGATGGTTCAGCTATCAAGCTCAGGATGGTGATACTACCTCCAACAAAAGGCTCGCAGCAAGAGCAAATTGGTTTGAAGACTCCCAAAAATTGTGGGTCAAACGACAAGACAAACGAAAAGTGGACGAACTTTGGGTAATAGATTCTTCGGGAGAAAGGCCTTCACTTGAGACCTACAAATACTCCATGCCGGGTGAGGAAGACATTTATATTGATGAGATCAAGGTGTTTGACCCTGAGGCACAAACTTCCGTAACCCTTGATACCGACAAATGGGAGGATCAATCTCTTGGCGGTGCATATTTTAATGACGGGGGGATCTTTGAAACCGAGAGGTCAGATTATCTTTACATCTTACGAAGGGACCGAACATGGAGCAAGATTGATGTAATAAAAGCCAACACTGCAACCGGAGAAACAGAGGTGCTTTTCTCAGAAGAAAGCAAACCCTACTTCAATACCCGGTATGCTCAGCTTGCTATTATAAATGAAGGAGAAGAATTCATCTGGTGGAGCGAACGCACCGGCTGGGGACAGCTTTATCGATATGACAGTGAGGGTAATTTGAAAAACGCCATAACAACAGGCTACTATACCGTGGGTGATATTGCCAAAATTGACACCACCGCGCAAACCATCTACTTCTCTGCTTACGGACGTGAAGCCGGCCAAAACCCATACTTCGAAAACCTGTACTCAGTCCGTTTTGACGGATCCAGATTCAGGCATCTCACCCCTGAAGATGCCAATCACAACATCTCAGAATCCGAGAAGGGTAATTACTTTGTCGACAACTACTCAAAAGTAGATCAGCCAACAACCACTGTGATTCGAAATGCATCCGGAGAGGTCACGCTACAGCTGCAACAAGTAGATATGAAGCCGGCCGAAAATATTGGATGGCAAGCTCCGGAAGAATTCAAGCTTAAAGCCGCAGACGGAGCCACCGATCTTTACGGGGTAATGTGGAAGCCTTTTGACTTCGATTCAACAAAAAGTTATCCGATCATCGCTTACGTGTACCCGGGACCACAGACTGAACCTTTCCCTACCAGTTTTTCCGTCACGGGATCAACAGGCAGAAATCAAGCCTTATCGCAGCTTGGATTTGTGGTAGTGGCATTTGGAAACCGGGGCGGAAGTCCGATACGCTCCAAGTATTATCATAATTACGGATATGGAGATCTCAGAGACTATCCTTTGGCAGATAACAAGTATGGTATTGAGCAGCTGGCAACACGCCACTCTTTCATCAACCAAAATAAAGTGGGAATTTTCGGGCATTCCGGCGGGGGATTCATGAGTACAGCCGCGCTTCTTACCTATCCCGATTTTTATGATGTAGCTGTTTCCTCAGCCGGTAATCACGATAATAACATCTATAACATTTGGTGGAGTGAAGTTCACAACGGGGTAAAAGAAAACCGGAAAATGGTTAAAGAAATGAACGAAGACAGTGTTGAAGTGGAAAAGGAAGAGATTACATTTGATGCACCCATCGAGACAAACCCTGCGCTGGCTGAGAACTTGAAAGGGCACCTCCTGCTGGTTCACGGCGATATGGATAATAACGTGCATCCTGCCAATACACTGCGGCTGGCAGATGCCCTTATTAAAGCCGGTAAGCGATTTGATATGATGATTCTGCCCGGCCGCCGTCATGGCTTCGGACCTTATCAGCCTTATTTTGAGCGTCAGAAGTGGTACTACTTCGCCGAGCATTTGCTGGGAGATTACCGTACCAATGTAAACTTCAACCTTCCCGAAGATGAATAG